The Mercenaria mercenaria strain notata chromosome 10, MADL_Memer_1, whole genome shotgun sequence genome contains a region encoding:
- the LOC123560399 gene encoding perivitellin-2 67 kDa subunit-like — protein sequence MDVMEEVSSGGTNRALNKRALLKYGMLGLAVTAIVVTVAVIEAKRSSDLKDLLDRLPAGDTASDSSHQDVPLKGKYQLAVIKPDNLHQNCQGSDFKLSFADVDYALLGYNILRGYPLATGHDPGFTLPIFRADYSSGGQTADCRYSVPDGLVIIPDVSCITSFTSTTVRNKFEFAKALSTSAHVEGGGWGVKFSASAGYKKSSSEIAKGESVYIISTAKCHYYFSKLITDAAPRFDDVFMQWLHKLNNTHWKGDGRSQTYIDFLDRYGTHFPTEVTFGASYTYEYTMSAQDYQTKTESGVNVAAEASYSGLFSIGGGFSLDSSQKQSASEFSKSVQTKTITIGAAPPANGDAMTWASEVKTSPVPTSYKLASIESLFTDEYMKTLNIGHSRIRKNIENQKYRYCQFLQVTGQVESCRELAPGITLERTKLQTTNMNTSVVVSISDCLEQCLQNVNCAAMSYCVTCSSNVTEYKTCYMFKEINSSRYSALRTDDTFVWQSYIFSDKVNYSIEFVNTAIVGVARGLEDDNDKKASKSRCEELCMNDAYCVAYSHCDCTDKVSRCQLYSEGQVKGLYVESGTKTSFISSRFYGLRTTTMSPNT from the exons ATGGACGTAATGGAGGAGGTTTCATCGGGAGGAACCAACAGAGCTTTGAACAAACGA GCCCTTCTTAAATATGGCATGCTTGGTCTCGCTGTAACAGCCATAGTTGTAACTGTGGCGGTGATTGAAGCAAAACGTTCAAG TGATTTAAAAGATTTACTTGACAGACTACCAGCAGGCGACACTGCGTCTGACTCGTCCCATCAGGATGTACCATTGAAGGGAAAATATCAACTAGCAG TAATAAAGCCAGacaatcttcaccaaaattgtcAAGGGTCTGACTTTAAGCTGTCTTTTGCCGATGTGGACTACGCTCTATTGGGTTACAACATATTGAGAGGGTATCCCCTTGCAACTGGCCATGATCCCGGTTTTACGTTACCAATATTCAGGGCCGATTATTCATCCGGTGGCCAGACGGCAGATTGTAGGTATAGTGTCCCAGATGGACTTGTGATAATTCCTGACGTATCTTGTATTACTTCGTTTACGTCCACAACTGTTAGAAACAAATTTGAGTTTGCAAAAGCTTTGTCAACATCCGCACACGTTGAAGGAGGTGGCTGGGGTGTAAAGTTTTCTGCCAGTGCTGGTTACAAAAAATCTTCGTCCGAAATTGCAAAGGGTGAAAGTGTATATATAATTTCGACCGCGAAATGCCATTACTATTTCAGTAAATTAATAACCGATGCAGCTCCTCGCTTCGATGACGTGTTTATGCAATGGCTGCATAAACTGAACAACACACATTGGAAAGGCGACGGTCGGTCTCAGACATATATTGATTTTTTAGACAGATATGGGACACATTTTCCAACAGAAGTAACCTTTGGGGCTAGTTACACGTACGAATATACAATGTCGGCGCAGGATTACCAAACGAAAACCGAAAGCGGTGTAAATGTTGCTGCAGAGGCTAGTTATTCGGGACTCTTTAGTATTGGGGGTGGTTTTAGCTTAGATTCTTCTCAGAAACAATCGGCTTcggaattttcaaaatcggtgcAAACAAAAACGATAACAATAGGGGCAGCACCGCCGGCAAATGGGGATGCAATGACTTGGGCTTCAGAAGTTAAAACAAGTCCAGTCCCTACCAGTTATAAATTAGCGTCAATTGAGTCACTTTTCACAGACGAATACATGAAAACGCTAAACATTGGTCATTCTCGTATTCGAAAGAACATCGAAAATCAAAAATATAGATATTGCCAATTTCTCCAGGTCACTGGTCAGGTTGAGTCCTGTAGAGAGTTAGCTCCGGGTATAACACTAGAACGCACAAAGTTGCAAACAACCAACATGAACACAAGTGTTGTTGTATCAATCTCCGACTGCCTTGAACAGTGCTTGCAAAATGTTAATTGCGCTGCAATGTCTTATTGTGTCACATGTTCAAGTAACGTCACCgaatataaaacatgttacatgtttaaagaaattaattcttCAAGATACAGTGCATTAAGGACAGATGACACATTTGTTTGGCAAAGTTACATCTTTTCGGATAAGGTCAACTATTCCATAGAATTTGTTAACACAGCCATCGTTGGGGTTGCTCGTGGATTAGAGGATGATAACGACAAAAAAGCCAGCAAGTCACGATGTGAAGAACTATGTATGAATGATGCTTACTGCGTGGCATATAGTCACTGCGACTGTACAGATAAAGTTTCACGTTGTCAGTTGTACAGTGAAGGACAGGTTAAAGGACTATACGTCGAATCAGGcacaaaaacaagtttcatttcaagtCGATTTTACGGACTCCGGACAACAACAATGTCACCAAATACATAA
- the LOC123559351 gene encoding uncharacterized protein LOC123559351: protein MDIMDVSTGSTNRAWNKRAFLKYGMIGLAVTVIVITVAVVEAKRSSDFKDLLDKLPAEDTAADSSHQDVPWKGTYKLAGEFHNVYPNYTSAYDITYKSAQCTFKGLRDNIIIRFIMLMFHIIYIISVLKFNSTKHSMIYVMDM, encoded by the exons ATGGACATAATGGACGTGTCAACGGGCAGTACTAACAGAGCTTGGAACAAAAGA GCATTTCTTAAATATGGAATGATTGGCCTCGCTGTTACAGTCATAGTTATAACTGTGGCGGTGGTTGAAGCAAAACGTTCAag tgattttaaagatttacttGACAAACTACCAGCAGAAGACACAGCTGCTGACTCGTCACATCAGGATGTACCATGGAAGGGCACGTATAAACTAGCAGGTGAGTTTCACAATGTGTATCCAAACTACACGTCCGCATATGACATAACATATAAATCTGCACAATGTACGTTTAAAGGATTGAGAGACAATATAATCATTAGATTTATTATGTTGATGTTTCATATAATCTATATAATCAGtgttttgaaattcaattcaacTAAACATTCAATGATATATGTAATGGATATGTAA